In a genomic window of Schistocerca gregaria isolate iqSchGreg1 chromosome 5, iqSchGreg1.2, whole genome shotgun sequence:
- the LOC126272893 gene encoding ejaculatory bulb-specific protein 3-like: MLRLSHALSLLALLAALAAAQDKYPDTFDQLDMKALLSDKARIEAAIQCLDEDGDGACRPAGKLLKSVLAEIVKTDCAKCTETQKEKVGSFFAHVSQHYPEQMKKLLDKYDPSKEYRAKYAQKWAADGIKV, encoded by the exons ATGCTCCGCCTCTCGCACGCACTTTCTCTGCTCGCGCTGCTGGCCGCGCTGGCTGCCGCCCAG GACAAGTACCCGGATACTTTCGACCAGCTGGACATGAAGGCGCTGCTGTCTGACAAGGCTCGCATTGAGGCCGCGATCCAGTGTCTGGACGAGGATGGCGACGGCGCCTGCAGACCCGCCGGAAAGTTGCTCAAGT CGGTGCTGGCCGAGATCGTGAAGACGGACTGCGCCAAGTGCACAGAGACACAGAAGGAGAAGGTGGGCAGCTTCTTTGCTCACGTGTCGCAGCACTACCCGGAGCAGATGAAGAAGCTGCTGGACAAGTACGACCCGAGCAAGGAGTACAGGGCCAAGTACGCACAGAAGTGGGCCGCCGATGGGATCAAAGTGTGA